The sequence ATATATTTATGCAATAATACTGAATAATTATATTGAGGATCCTGTTTATGACTGCTCAGGCTTTACCGTCTTTTTTTTCCATGTATCAGCAGCTTATTGCGCTGCCATCCATTAGCGCGACCGATCCTAAATGGGATACCAGCAACAAGAAGGTCATTGACTTATTGGCAGAATGGCTGGAATTACTGGGCTTTGAGTGTGAAATTAGCGAACTGAAAAGCCAGCAGGGAAAGTACAATTTACTGGCGCGGCGCGGCGCCGGTAGTGGCGGATTATTGTTGTCAGGGCACACCGACACAGTGCCTTACGACGCCAGCCGTTGGAACTTTGATCCCTTTACGTTAACCGAAAAAGATAACCGCTGGTATGGCCTTGGCAGCATCGATATGAAAGGCTTCTTCGCTTTTGTCTTACAGGTGTTGAGTGACCTGGATGCTAGCAAACAAAGCCGACCCATTATGGTTCTGGCTACCGCTGACGAGGAAACCACCATGAACGGCGCCCGTGAGGTCAGCCGTTTCTCTAACCTAAAACCCGATTACTGTATCATTGGCGAGCCCACCGATATGCACCCCGTGTACGCACACAAAGGGCACATGAGTGAGGTCATTCGTATTACCGGGCGCTCCGGTCATAGCTCTGATCCGTCATTAGGTATTAACGCGATAGAGCTGATGCACGAAGTCATTTCTTCACTCATGAAATTAAAACAAGAATTTAAGCATAAATATTCAAACCCAAGCTTCACTGTACCACAACCAACGATGAACTTCGGGCACATTCACGGGGGCGACAACGCCAATCGTATTTGCGGCTGCTGTGAGCTGCACTTAGACGTGCGCCCACTACCCGGACTGTCAGTCGATGAGCTCTACGCGCATTTGCACAAGGCCACGGAAAGTATTCAAACCCGCTACCCTGGCTCAATCGAATTGATATCTCTGCACCACCCGATCCCGGCATTTGAGCAAGCGCCCGACTCAGCACTCGTGCAACTCGCTGAAAAAGTCTCACAGTCACAAGCACGAGCCGTAAACTACTGCACCGAAGCGCCTTTTCTGCAAGAGTTAGGTTGCGAAACGTTGGTCATGGGTCCCGGTTCAATTAGGCAGGCTCACCAACCCGATGAGTACTTATTAACCGAAACCATTGAACCCACTCAGGAAAAGCTAAAAAAGTTATTAAAAAGCTATTGTTTTTCCAACTAGCTGCCGATACAAACAAGCAGCATCATTGATTTAGATTAATGCCAGGTCGTTTAAACGTTAGTAAAAGGATCATCACATGTTACGACAGTTTTCTATAGGTACCAGAGCCATTGGGGCATTCGGTCTAATCGGCGTATTCGTTATCATTCTTGGGCTGTTTGCTCTCAATAGAATGGGCGCCATTGCCGATCGCATGCATGTTATTACCGACAAGCAAGTGCCTGCAGTGGAGAAAGTCAATGCACTAAATAACGAGTTTCTTTACGTCAACATATACTCAGCTAACGTTTACACCTATTTAAACGACCCTGACCGTCTGCAACGCTACTTAGATAGATTAGATTCAGCTTCGGCCAGTTTAAAAGAAGCCCAGGAAGAATACAGTTCTCTTATTGAAGACCCTGAAGCACGAAAACTGTTTAACGAGTACAAAGCGCTTGATAAAAAATATTGGCAGCTCAACAAGCAGTTTTTGGAGTTAGTTAATGCAAAACTTCCTGATGTTATTGCATCCCTACGTGAAAACTCATTAATTCCGTTAAGCACAGAAATATCAGCGAAATTAAACCAACTTCAGCAGCGCGAAATGGCGTTAATTAGTGATGCCGGCGATAATGCAACCAGTGTGTATGAAAGTGCCAACATCGCTGTCATCATTGCGATTATTGCGGTCGTCTCGTTACTCATTTTCTTTGCTATTATGATGACCAAAAGTGTCGTCAGCCCAATATCCGCCGCTGTGGATTTTGCAAAAGTCATCGCTTCTCGCGACTTAACTCAAACCATAGACGTTGTCGGCAACGATGAACCGGCTCAGTTACTGAGACAATTGATTAAAACTCGTGATGAATTGCGCGAATCCATCAGTACTATTTCTGAGTCTTCCGAACAGCTGGCGTCAACCTCTGAAGAATTAAGCTCGGTGACACAAGACTCAACTCGCACCATTCAGCAGCAAACAGAAGAACTCGAACAGGCAGCGACTGCCGTTAACGAGTTGACTACCGCTGTCGAAACCGTTGCTCAGGATGCACAAAATGCGTCGGAAGCGTCTGAAGAAGCCAACCGTCAGGCACAACAAGGTGACGATAGAGTTCGCCAAACCGTCAGAGCCATCGAAGAGTTGTCACAAGAGATTGGTGACTCGTCGAGTAACGTTACTGAACTTGCAGAGAAAGTCACCAGCATTACCAAGGTACTGGAAGTTATTCGTGGTATTGCCGAACAAACCAACTTACTGGCACTTAACGCAGCCATTGAAGCCGCTCGCGCTGGTGAATCGGGTCGAGGCTTTGCGGTGGTTGCCGACGAAGTGCGTTCATTGGCTCACAAGACTCAGCAGTCAACCGTTGAAATTGAGGACATGGTTAAGGCCATTAACGAATCCAGCGACCGCTCTGTATCAACCATGGAGAAAAGCATGGAACGAGCGACTCGCACACTCGATGTGGCTCGTGAAGCGGGCGAAGCATTGCAACTTATTGCAACCGCTGTCAGCGAAATCAACAACCATAACACCTCCATTGCCAGCGCCGCTGAAGAGCAGGCCAATGTGGCTCGTGACGTTGATAAGAACCTGGTCAGTATTCGCGACCTGTCTAACTCAACCGCATCGGGCGCCGAGCAGACCAATGCCTCAAGTGATGAGCTCTCGCGCCTGGCAGTTGATTTGAGCGAATTGGTTAAACGTTTCCGAGTTTAGCAACCACCGATAATGTAAGAGAGGGCTAACGCCCTTTCTTACACATACTTCTCCATCTCAGGTAACCCTGACAAACTTTCCTGAAGCCATTTCGATTCGTTTGCGATTACGTACATACAGCGCTCGATATGCGCTTTCTCAACATCGTTAATGGCGCATTGAAACACCTGCTCTTTTGCATTATCTATAGAGCCCAACACAGATTGTAATGTCTGCTGCATTAGCAGCTGTAAGCGCGTCACAGGCAAGCCTACGGTTTTTGCAAGGTCTGCCAACATATAGCTGGTTGTCGGCTTGCTAAAGTTGCCTGCGTTACCGGCATCGTATTCACCTATAGACATGGCGAAGACCTGAGGAATTTCAGGCGAAATACTTTCTGCCTGCCCCACCTTTCTTCTGGCCTGAAGCTCTTGAATACTGGCTTCGACATTCACTAAATCGTAAAAAGGCGCAAGCTCCAATCCGTTTTTACCAACGAAGTAACTGATATTTTTACCGTGAGCATCGTAATTAGCCGTCAATAAATTAAAGGTCATCCACTTGACCAACGCCGTCTGGTAAGCAAGCACGTTATTGGTGCGTACTGAAAACAATTTAGGAAAAGACACACCGTCACGAATGTAAATGCCGTCGCCCGTATCGCCAAATTGCCGTTCGTACTTATAGGACGGCGGTAGGTTAAGGGCCTGGCAACCATCAATAACATGCCGCCGGCGAACACGCCTACGCTCAGCATCAAAATGTCGGTCAAACCTGTTAACAACCAGAGTCGGCGTCTCACCATAGCGCCGGAAATCAACTTCTGGCACGTTGAGCCCAGATAATTTCGCCAATATCATCGTGAAAAACTCATTCACGGCAATACAGGGCACCCGACCCGTTTCGAATTTAAAAATACGATTAGAGGCCAACTCGCCTTCAGCAAAGCCGAGTTCGTGATCGCTTTCAAATAAGTTCAGTTTGTCCTGTACTCCAGCTACGGATAAACGAGTCTTGCCGTCCCAATAGGTAATAGGCTCAGCCGCTGACTTTGCTCTTTCGAGCTTTTGAGCAAGTTCGTTATTAGAAATAGGCCGTAGTAGCGTCTCACCCACTGTTTGTCCTGGCGGACGGAACGACAAAGCGCCTGAGGTTTCCTGACCAATCGCTCGTATAAGCCCAAATGTATTATTCCGGGATACCGTTGTGTTTAATACGAGCTCATCTAACCCCTTACCTTCAGGCAACAGGTTTTGAAGGTAGCTGTGAACATCACGCTGCCCGAAGTCGCCGCTCAAAGGCAAATGTGGCGATATCGCAAAACCATTAGCTTGCCATTCGCTATTGTAGGTAAAAGCAAGCTCGCGCTCCGTGCCGGAAACTAAGCTAAGCTCCGCAATTTTTTGCTGTGTGCCAATATAAACATCGAGCGTGTGTTTATCAGAACCAGTCATTGCCTGGCTCCCTAAGCTCATTACCTTGATGTTGTTGAGTGTCAGTCACTATTCGAAATGAAAGCCCAAGATAGTTCATGACCCTTAGTACATTAATAAAATTAACCCGAGGATCGCCCTTTTCGATTTTTACCAGAGTTTGCCTGGACATCGACAAAGTTTCAGCGACATCTACCAAGCGCAAACGCATTGCCGTACGTTTAGCGGTAATAGCCTCAGCCAGCAGTGCTGCTGAAAAAGGTAGTGTTAAGTCAGGCATAGGAGTTGGCCTGACACTTTTACCATTGGTCACTCTAAAGTTCCTTTAAAATAGAATTTAAGGTTAATATTAGACAATAATCCTCAAAAGTCAATTTAAATAGAACTTTATAGACTTGCGATTAAAAAAATCCATTTAATTCTATTATGACAGTACTTTAAAATACTGCTCAGACTCACCCCCGCTTGAATTTTAGACATAGCCTATCCCAACCTTACAATAACTTTTGTGAATAGCGTTAATTTACTGCATAAATTAGACTAATGGTGCGACCAAAGCCTATTCTGAATCCGTGTTAACAAATCAGTAACAACGGATTCAAAAATGAACAATCTATTTCAATTTAGTCAGCCGCTTGATAACAATGCGAAAACGTTATTCAGCGATGAGCATCAAGAATTTCTTGCCGAGTTGGTGGATACTTTTCAGCCTCGTTTAAACGAGCTGCTGGAAAAGCGCCAGCAACGTCAGGCTTATTACGACAGCGGCGCCCTGCCCGATTTTGACTCAAACACCCAGGACATTCGCGAAGGCCATTGGAAAATTGCCGAACTGCCGAAAGATTTAAAGAAACGTCGCTTGGAAATCACCGGACCCGTCGACCGCAAAATGGTCATTAATGCACTAAACGCAAACGTCGACTGCTACATGGCCGACTTTGAAGACTCACAGTCGCCCACCTGGGACGGCATGGTGAACGGCCAAATTAACTTGCGCGACGCTAACACTGGCGGCATGACTTACACCGACCCCAGCAGCGGCAAAGATTACAAAGTCGGCGAGAACCCGGCGCTGCTTATTGCCCGGGTTCGTGGGTTGCACCTACCGGAGAAACACGTACAGCGAAATGGGCAGGCTATTCCAGGGGCGCTCATGGACTTTGCTCTGTACTTTTTACTGAACTATCAGCAACGTCTGCAGCAAGGCTCTGGTGCGTATTACTATCTGCCGAAACTCGAGCACAGCGACGAAGCCAAGTGGTGGGCCGACGTTTTCCACTTTACAGAAGAAAAATTCAACTTAAAGACCAGCACCATTCGAGCCACAGTGCTTATTGAAACGCTGCCGGCCGTATTTCAGATGCACGAGATTTTGTACGCCTTAAAAGATCACATTGCCGCACTGAACTGTGGTCGCTGGGACTACATTTTCAGCTACATCAAAACCCTGAAAGCGCACGCCGATCGTGTATTACCTGACCGTCAGGTCGTCAGCATGGACAAACCGTTCTTAAACGCTTATTCGCGCTTATTGGTCAAAACCTGCCATCAACGGGGCGCATTGGCGATGGGCGGCATGGCGGCTTTTATTCCCAGCAAAGATCCAGCTGAGAACGAAAAAATCCTCGCTAAAGTCCACGCCGATAAGACGCTGGAGCGAGACAACGGGCACGACGGCACCTGGATAGCCCATCCCGGTCTTGCCGATACCGTTCGCGAGATCTTTGTTGATGGTATTAAAGGTGACAATCAGCTGCATGTACTGCGCGAAGACGACAATGATATTGACCAAGCGTTATTACTTCAGCCATGTGACGGTGAGCGCACTGAAACAGGCATGCGCACCAACATTCGCGTGTCTCTGCAATACATTGCAGCCTGGTTAAACGGCAAAGGCTGCGTACCAATTTATGGTCTGATGGAAGACGCTGCCACCGCAGAAATTTCCCGCACCTCTATCTGGCAATGGATCCGTCATGGCAAAAAGCTCTCGGACGGCACGCCGGTCACCAAAGCCTTATTCACGCAACTTCTGCAGGAAGAAGCCGACGTCGTAAAAAAAGAAGTGGGTAGCGAGCGCTGGAGTAACGAGCCGTTTGAACAGGCGTTGACACTGCTTGAAAACATCACCACCGCCGACGAGCTGGTCGACTTTTTGACCCTGCCCGGCTACGAACAACTCAACTAATTTCAATTCACAACATTATTAAAGAACAACAAGGAATACGATCATGACAACCACAAACTTATCATTCGCTCAGCAAGTTAAAGAGTTACAAGAGCAGTGGGACACCGACCCACGCTGGAAAGGCGTTGAACGTCCGTACAGCGCCGAAGAAGTCGTTCGCTTACGCGGCACCGTGCAACCTGAACACACCTATGCCAAAAATGGTGCAAACAAACTCTGGCAACTGATTCACGGTAAAGCTCAGGAGAAATTCGGCAAAGACTATGTGAATGCATTGGGCGCATTAACCGGCGGTCAGGCGGTGCAACAAGTGAAAGCCGGCTTACAAGCAATCTACTTGTCAGGCTGGCAGGTTGCTGCCGACAACAACTCGGCGTGCAGCATGTACCCGGACCAGTCCCTGTACCCGGTCGACTCAGTGCCTACCGTGGTTGAGCGCATTAATAACTCGTTCGCCCGCGCTGACCAAATTCAGTGGTCAAAAGGCGTAACACCGGAAGACGACAACTATGTCGACTACTTTGCGCCAATTGTGGCTGATGCCGAAGCCGGTTTTGGCGGTGTACTTAACGCCTACGAACTGATGAAAAACATGATCAAAGCTGGTGCCGCCGGGGTTCACTTTGAAGACCAGTTAGCGTCCGTTAAAAAATGTGGCCACATGGGTGGTAAGGTACTGGTGCCAACACAAGAAGCTGTACAGAAACTTTCCGCCGCGCGTTTAGCCGCTGATGTCGCCGGTACACCAACGCTCATTGTCGCACGTACTGATGCTAACGCCGCCGACTTGCTGACTTCCGACTTTGACCCGAACGACAAGCCATTCATTACCGGTGATCGTACCGCAGAAGGCTTCTATCGCGTTAAACCGGGCATTGAACAAGCCATTTCACGCGGCTTAGCCTATGCGCCATATGCTGATTTAATCTGGTGTGAAACGGCCAAACCGGACTTAGATGAAGCCCGTCAGTTTGCCGAAGCCATTCACGCAAAATACCCAGGTAAGCTGTTAGCCTATAACTGCTCGCCGTCGTTTAACTGGAAACGAAACCTGGACGACGCCACCATTGCCAAGTTCCAGCGCGAATTGGCTGCTATGGGTTACAAATTCCAGTTCATTACCTTAGCGGGCGTGCACAACATGTGGTACCACATGTTCGAACTGGCGCACGACTATGCGCGCAACGACATGTCAGCGTACGTGAAACTGCAGCAACAGGAGTTTGAAGCCGCAGATAAAGGCTACACCTTTGTGGCCCACCAGCAGGAAGTGGGCACTGGATACTTTGACGAGCTTACCAATGTGATTCAGGGCGGCGTGTCATCAGTCACCGCACTGACCGGCTCAACTGAAGAAGAGCAGTTTAAAACCTCCGCGTAAATCGCAGCTCAGCTTCATAAGGAAACACATCCGTCAGGACCCCCTCGCGGATGTGTTTTTGTATGCGCCGCCAGTAAGCCGGATCAATCAGCTCCGGGTGTCGTTTTAGTAGCGGATCCCGGTACTTAGCTTGAGGTACGGCGAACTGCGCGAGCTGCTCAGGAAATACGTCGTCCGGCGCCATCGACACTTCCCAGTCGTTTTGTGGCAACTTGCGAAAACTCATATCGGTCAGATAGCGAACTTCATCGTAGTCGTAAAACACTACCCGTTTGTGGCGGGTCACACCGAAGTTTTTCAGCAGCATGTCGCCGGGAAAGATATTGGCCGCCATCATGTCCTTTAACGCCCAACCGTATTCATCCATCGCCGCATCAATTTCGGCGTCATTGGCGTACTCTAAATACAAATTTAGCGGCGTCATGCGGCGTTCGACGAACAACTGATGAATGACTAACGTATCGCCTTCAATAGAAATAGAATTGGCAATGCGCTGTTTAAACTCCTCCAGTAAATCTGACGAAATACGCTCCAGCGGTAAGGCCACGTCGACAAACTCCAGTGTATCCGCCATACGCCCGACCCGATCGTGCCGCTTAACCATGCGATACCGATCAATGACCGTCTGTCGGCCAAATTCCTTGGTGTTGCCTAAGCGATCATTAATAACCTTAAACACA comes from Idiomarina sp. X4 and encodes:
- the argE gene encoding acetylornithine deacetylase, translated to MTAQALPSFFSMYQQLIALPSISATDPKWDTSNKKVIDLLAEWLELLGFECEISELKSQQGKYNLLARRGAGSGGLLLSGHTDTVPYDASRWNFDPFTLTEKDNRWYGLGSIDMKGFFAFVLQVLSDLDASKQSRPIMVLATADEETTMNGAREVSRFSNLKPDYCIIGEPTDMHPVYAHKGHMSEVIRITGRSGHSSDPSLGINAIELMHEVISSLMKLKQEFKHKYSNPSFTVPQPTMNFGHIHGGDNANRICGCCELHLDVRPLPGLSVDELYAHLHKATESIQTRYPGSIELISLHHPIPAFEQAPDSALVQLAEKVSQSQARAVNYCTEAPFLQELGCETLVMGPGSIRQAHQPDEYLLTETIEPTQEKLKKLLKSYCFSN
- a CDS encoding methyl-accepting chemotaxis protein, which translates into the protein MLRQFSIGTRAIGAFGLIGVFVIILGLFALNRMGAIADRMHVITDKQVPAVEKVNALNNEFLYVNIYSANVYTYLNDPDRLQRYLDRLDSASASLKEAQEEYSSLIEDPEARKLFNEYKALDKKYWQLNKQFLELVNAKLPDVIASLRENSLIPLSTEISAKLNQLQQREMALISDAGDNATSVYESANIAVIIAIIAVVSLLIFFAIMMTKSVVSPISAAVDFAKVIASRDLTQTIDVVGNDEPAQLLRQLIKTRDELRESISTISESSEQLASTSEELSSVTQDSTRTIQQQTEELEQAATAVNELTTAVETVAQDAQNASEASEEANRQAQQGDDRVRQTVRAIEELSQEIGDSSSNVTELAEKVTSITKVLEVIRGIAEQTNLLALNAAIEAARAGESGRGFAVVADEVRSLAHKTQQSTVEIEDMVKAINESSDRSVSTMEKSMERATRTLDVAREAGEALQLIATAVSEINNHNTSIASAAEEQANVARDVDKNLVSIRDLSNSTASGAEQTNASSDELSRLAVDLSELVKRFRV
- a CDS encoding HipA domain-containing protein; its protein translation is MTGSDKHTLDVYIGTQQKIAELSLVSGTERELAFTYNSEWQANGFAISPHLPLSGDFGQRDVHSYLQNLLPEGKGLDELVLNTTVSRNNTFGLIRAIGQETSGALSFRPPGQTVGETLLRPISNNELAQKLERAKSAAEPITYWDGKTRLSVAGVQDKLNLFESDHELGFAEGELASNRIFKFETGRVPCIAVNEFFTMILAKLSGLNVPEVDFRRYGETPTLVVNRFDRHFDAERRRVRRRHVIDGCQALNLPPSYKYERQFGDTGDGIYIRDGVSFPKLFSVRTNNVLAYQTALVKWMTFNLLTANYDAHGKNISYFVGKNGLELAPFYDLVNVEASIQELQARRKVGQAESISPEIPQVFAMSIGEYDAGNAGNFSKPTTSYMLADLAKTVGLPVTRLQLLMQQTLQSVLGSIDNAKEQVFQCAINDVEKAHIERCMYVIANESKWLQESLSGLPEMEKYV
- a CDS encoding helix-turn-helix domain-containing protein, with the translated sequence MPDLTLPFSAALLAEAITAKRTAMRLRLVDVAETLSMSRQTLVKIEKGDPRVNFINVLRVMNYLGLSFRIVTDTQQHQGNELREPGNDWF
- the aceB gene encoding malate synthase A; its protein translation is MNNLFQFSQPLDNNAKTLFSDEHQEFLAELVDTFQPRLNELLEKRQQRQAYYDSGALPDFDSNTQDIREGHWKIAELPKDLKKRRLEITGPVDRKMVINALNANVDCYMADFEDSQSPTWDGMVNGQINLRDANTGGMTYTDPSSGKDYKVGENPALLIARVRGLHLPEKHVQRNGQAIPGALMDFALYFLLNYQQRLQQGSGAYYYLPKLEHSDEAKWWADVFHFTEEKFNLKTSTIRATVLIETLPAVFQMHEILYALKDHIAALNCGRWDYIFSYIKTLKAHADRVLPDRQVVSMDKPFLNAYSRLLVKTCHQRGALAMGGMAAFIPSKDPAENEKILAKVHADKTLERDNGHDGTWIAHPGLADTVREIFVDGIKGDNQLHVLREDDNDIDQALLLQPCDGERTETGMRTNIRVSLQYIAAWLNGKGCVPIYGLMEDAATAEISRTSIWQWIRHGKKLSDGTPVTKALFTQLLQEEADVVKKEVGSERWSNEPFEQALTLLENITTADELVDFLTLPGYEQLN
- the aceA gene encoding isocitrate lyase; this translates as MTTTNLSFAQQVKELQEQWDTDPRWKGVERPYSAEEVVRLRGTVQPEHTYAKNGANKLWQLIHGKAQEKFGKDYVNALGALTGGQAVQQVKAGLQAIYLSGWQVAADNNSACSMYPDQSLYPVDSVPTVVERINNSFARADQIQWSKGVTPEDDNYVDYFAPIVADAEAGFGGVLNAYELMKNMIKAGAAGVHFEDQLASVKKCGHMGGKVLVPTQEAVQKLSAARLAADVAGTPTLIVARTDANAADLLTSDFDPNDKPFITGDRTAEGFYRVKPGIEQAISRGLAYAPYADLIWCETAKPDLDEARQFAEAIHAKYPGKLLAYNCSPSFNWKRNLDDATIAKFQRELAAMGYKFQFITLAGVHNMWYHMFELAHDYARNDMSAYVKLQQQEFEAADKGYTFVAHQQEVGTGYFDELTNVIQGGVSSVTALTGSTEEEQFKTSA